A genomic stretch from Haloarchaeobius amylolyticus includes:
- the cobS gene encoding adenosylcobinamide-GDP ribazoletransferase has product MVLTVAAVRGALGFLTRLPAGHDEAAWDAYTRYPVAMVPVGYLVGVLCALPVVLGGLFSLPAPVVGFGYLLAVYGATGINHLDGVADCGDAAVVHGSPADRREVLKDTTTGVGALAAVGLVIAGLALGGVALAGLPLGAAVAVVVVSEVGAKAGMVLLAGVGKPAHEGFGSALTGESGRGTALAGLALATPAVLFGLPAPDWPVVAGVAIASMGAGVLVALAALGWADDRLGGVTGDVFGATNELARVAGIHVGVIAWTLS; this is encoded by the coding sequence GTGGTTCTGACCGTCGCCGCGGTGCGCGGCGCGCTCGGGTTCCTGACGCGCCTGCCCGCGGGCCACGACGAGGCCGCCTGGGACGCCTACACCCGGTACCCGGTCGCCATGGTGCCCGTGGGCTACCTCGTCGGCGTGCTCTGTGCGCTCCCGGTCGTCCTCGGGGGCCTGTTCTCCCTGCCCGCTCCGGTGGTCGGCTTCGGCTACCTGCTCGCGGTGTACGGCGCGACGGGCATCAACCACCTCGACGGGGTTGCCGACTGCGGGGACGCCGCGGTCGTCCACGGCTCCCCTGCGGACCGCCGCGAGGTCCTGAAGGACACGACGACCGGCGTCGGCGCGCTCGCCGCGGTCGGGCTGGTCATCGCTGGCCTCGCTCTCGGCGGGGTCGCCCTCGCCGGTCTCCCACTGGGGGCCGCGGTCGCCGTCGTCGTCGTCAGCGAGGTCGGCGCGAAGGCGGGGATGGTCCTGCTGGCCGGCGTCGGAAAGCCTGCCCACGAGGGTTTCGGGAGCGCCCTGACGGGCGAGTCGGGCCGCGGAACCGCACTCGCCGGCCTCGCCCTGGCGACCCCGGCCGTCCTCTTCGGACTCCCGGCGCCCGACTGGCCGGTAGTCGCCGGGGTCGCCATCGCCTCCATGGGGGCGGGCGTCCTCGTCGCCCTCGCGGCCCTCGGCTGGGCCGACGACCGCCTCGGCGGGGTCACCGGCGACGTCTTCGGTGCGACCAACGAACTCGCCCGCGTCGCGGGCATCCACGTGGGGGTGATCGCGTGGACGCTCTCGTGA
- a CDS encoding NTP transferase domain-containing protein, with the protein MCGGRGTRLDADIEKPLYPIAGTPMVDRVLSALAGSRVETAYAAVSPHAPATREHLSKTTFDDLALSLVETPGEGYVTDLQAALDTVEPPVLTVAADLPLLAPVVVDRVLDRFAAGERDSLTVVVPTDLKRALGASCDTEFDGLAPTGVNVVADADSDTMYTSYDARLAVNVNRQSDADLAEALCD; encoded by the coding sequence ATGTGTGGCGGTCGCGGCACACGCCTCGATGCCGACATCGAGAAGCCGCTGTACCCCATCGCCGGCACGCCGATGGTCGACCGGGTGCTCTCGGCACTCGCCGGGAGCCGTGTCGAGACCGCGTACGCGGCCGTCTCCCCGCACGCGCCCGCGACGCGCGAACACCTTTCGAAAACCACGTTCGACGACCTCGCCCTCTCCCTCGTCGAGACACCAGGCGAGGGCTACGTCACCGACCTGCAGGCCGCCCTCGACACCGTCGAACCTCCCGTCCTCACGGTCGCGGCCGACCTGCCCCTGCTCGCCCCGGTCGTGGTCGACCGGGTACTCGACCGGTTCGCGGCAGGGGAACGGGACTCCCTGACCGTCGTCGTCCCGACGGACCTCAAGCGCGCCCTCGGCGCGAGCTGTGACACCGAATTCGACGGGCTCGCCCCGACGGGCGTGAACGTCGTCGCCGATGCCGATTCAGACACCATGTACACCAGTTACGACGCCAGACTCGCCGTGAACGTGAACCGCCAGTCAGACGCCGACCTCGCGGAGGCACTATGCGACTGA
- a CDS encoding nicotinate-nucleotide--dimethylbenzimidazole phosphoribosyltransferase, which produces MRLILFAGSTETASIEGISAAGADPALMRHTPSADAEILAYGQPVRAPVVPVSPSGCPTPAILTRAAREVLGFTVTVVDAGLAEKTGAPTVSVGARPGADIREADPVATAPGAFAAAREFGRELPDEHVVVGETVPGGTTTAMGVLRALGEDATVSSSFPENPLEQKREVVREGLAASGLDPGDCAGDPREAVRRMGDPVLAAVAGFTLGALESGASVTLGGGTQLLTAGALVRHAGCEAPLELATTSFVADDVDDLADAAGRLDLDLTVTDPGFGSADHVAMARYVAGEAKEGVGLGGALALADRAGALAAVREAIPRVYDAVVGEEGDHAP; this is translated from the coding sequence ATGCGACTGATCCTGTTCGCGGGCTCGACCGAGACCGCCAGCATCGAGGGCATCAGCGCCGCGGGCGCGGACCCAGCCCTGATGCGCCACACGCCGAGCGCCGACGCCGAGATTCTGGCCTACGGCCAGCCGGTCCGCGCGCCGGTCGTCCCCGTCAGCCCGTCGGGCTGTCCGACGCCGGCCATCCTCACCCGGGCGGCCCGCGAGGTGCTCGGGTTCACGGTGACCGTGGTCGACGCGGGGCTCGCCGAGAAGACCGGCGCGCCGACCGTCTCCGTCGGGGCCCGGCCGGGTGCCGACATCCGCGAGGCCGACCCCGTCGCGACCGCACCGGGGGCCTTCGCCGCGGCGCGCGAGTTCGGCCGCGAACTCCCCGACGAGCACGTCGTGGTCGGCGAGACGGTCCCCGGCGGGACGACGACCGCGATGGGCGTGCTCCGGGCACTGGGCGAGGACGCGACCGTCTCCTCGTCGTTCCCGGAGAACCCCCTCGAACAGAAGCGCGAGGTCGTCCGCGAGGGACTGGCCGCCTCGGGGCTCGACCCCGGCGACTGTGCCGGCGACCCGCGCGAGGCGGTCCGACGGATGGGCGACCCCGTCCTCGCCGCCGTCGCTGGGTTCACCCTCGGCGCGCTGGAGTCGGGGGCCAGCGTCACCCTGGGTGGCGGCACCCAGTTGTTGACCGCGGGGGCGCTCGTCCGTCACGCCGGCTGCGAGGCGCCCCTCGAACTCGCCACGACCAGTTTCGTCGCCGACGACGTGGACGACCTGGCCGACGCGGCCGGCCGGCTCGACCTCGACCTGACGGTCACCGACCCCGGCTTCGGGTCCGCCGACCACGTCGCCATGGCCCGGTACGTCGCCGGCGAGGCGAAGGAGGGCGTCGGCCTCGGTGGGGCGCTCGCGCTGGCCGACCGGGCCGGCGCCCTCGCCGCGGTCCGTGAGGCCATCCCCCGGGTGTACGACGCCGTCGTCGGCGAGGAGGGCGACCATGCACCCTGA
- a CDS encoding threonine-phosphate decarboxylase, protein MHPDAVREAERVPHGGSTDRAVLDLSANTNPESPPGTEAAYEAALAEADRYPDDSYREFRAAAAGFLGCRPEQVVPTPGGLAAIRLAIQTTVRPGETVAIPSPSFGEYAREVDLQGGDPVRVPHDDIVATDPADHAMVVVCTPNNPTGECPAREALLALADRCADAGTTLLADEAFLGYTGQDSLAGHEAVVAARSLTKLFGLPGLRAGYAVATGEDREALETARRAWNLGTPAAAVGAHCLRQTQFVESTRETVARERARLREALEPDFDVSPSDAPFVLVDCGDRDVDALLDRAREAGVVLRDARTFRGLDSHVRIAVKDSEATDRVLAALGVTG, encoded by the coding sequence ATGCACCCTGACGCGGTCCGCGAGGCCGAGCGCGTCCCCCACGGCGGGAGCACCGACCGGGCCGTGCTCGACCTGAGTGCGAACACGAACCCCGAGTCGCCGCCGGGAACCGAGGCCGCCTACGAGGCCGCGCTCGCCGAGGCCGACCGCTACCCCGACGATTCCTACCGGGAGTTCCGGGCCGCCGCGGCCGGTTTCCTCGGCTGTCGCCCCGAGCAGGTCGTGCCCACGCCGGGTGGCCTCGCGGCCATCCGGCTCGCCATCCAGACGACGGTCCGACCCGGCGAGACGGTCGCGATTCCGTCCCCGAGTTTCGGCGAGTACGCCCGCGAGGTCGACCTGCAGGGGGGCGACCCCGTGCGCGTGCCACACGACGATATCGTGGCCACGGACCCTGCCGACCACGCCATGGTCGTCGTCTGCACCCCGAACAACCCGACAGGTGAGTGCCCGGCCCGGGAGGCCCTGCTCGCGCTCGCGGACCGGTGTGCCGACGCCGGCACCACCCTGCTCGCCGACGAGGCGTTCCTCGGCTACACCGGGCAGGACTCGCTGGCCGGCCACGAGGCCGTCGTCGCGGCGCGCTCGCTCACGAAACTGTTCGGCCTCCCCGGCCTCAGAGCCGGCTACGCCGTCGCCACCGGCGAGGACCGCGAGGCACTGGAGACGGCCCGGCGAGCCTGGAACCTCGGGACGCCCGCGGCCGCGGTCGGGGCGCACTGCCTCCGCCAGACCCAGTTCGTGGAATCCACCCGCGAAACGGTCGCGAGGGAGCGCGCCCGGCTGCGGGAGGCGCTGGAACCCGACTTCGACGTGTCCCCCTCGGACGCGCCCTTCGTCCTGGTCGACTGCGGCGACCGCGACGTGGACGCGCTGCTCGACCGGGCCCGGGAGGCCGGCGTGGTCCTCCGCGACGCCCGGACGTTCCGGGGCCTCGACTCGCACGTGCGAATCGCCGTGAAGGACAGCGAGGCGACCGACCGGGTGCTGGCCGCCCTCGGCGTCACGGGGTGA
- a CDS encoding adenosylcobinamide amidohydrolase produces MLFEPTTRADVCRLARPDTDWLSTGWRGGRSRADAAYSISVPEGWHCDDLASYVTTRLSDAGFDPAGLPDAPVLLTGVDLRHLRGARCGPVEAYVTAGVSNPAALPMDPGGGELPTGELVAGTVNVVVGTTRDLAPGALANLVAIAAEAKAATLLDRVGAPGTTSDAVVAASDPDGEPAEFSGSATPVGAAARACVREAVSASLAARYDEVDPPAGVEDATYGVSTDVRAEVFRP; encoded by the coding sequence ATGCTGTTCGAGCCGACCACCCGGGCCGACGTGTGCCGCCTCGCCCGCCCCGACACCGACTGGCTCTCGACGGGCTGGCGCGGCGGGCGCTCGCGGGCCGACGCGGCCTACTCGATCTCCGTCCCCGAGGGCTGGCACTGCGACGACCTCGCGTCGTACGTGACGACCCGCCTGTCTGACGCGGGGTTCGACCCGGCCGGGCTCCCGGACGCACCGGTCCTGCTCACCGGCGTCGACCTCCGGCACCTCCGGGGCGCGCGCTGTGGCCCGGTCGAAGCATACGTGACCGCGGGCGTCTCGAACCCGGCCGCCCTCCCGATGGACCCCGGTGGAGGGGAACTACCCACGGGCGAGCTCGTCGCCGGGACCGTCAACGTCGTCGTCGGCACGACCCGGGACCTCGCCCCCGGGGCGCTGGCGAACCTCGTGGCGATTGCCGCCGAGGCGAAGGCCGCGACCCTGCTGGACCGGGTCGGCGCCCCGGGGACGACCTCTGACGCGGTCGTGGCCGCCAGCGACCCCGACGGCGAACCGGCCGAGTTCTCGGGGAGTGCGACCCCGGTCGGGGCGGCCGCCCGGGCCTGCGTCCGCGAGGCGGTCTCGGCGTCGCTGGCCGCCCGGTACGACGAGGTCGACCCGCCCGCGGGTGTCGAAGACGCCACCTACGGCGTCTCGACCGACGTGCGCGCCGAGGTGTTCCGGCCGTGA
- a CDS encoding cobyric acid synthase: MTRPPPDAQTVLVAGTASHVGKSTVVAGLCRWLADRGVAVAPFKAQNMSNNAHVAPTPDGEWGEIGVSQYVQARAARRQPTTDVNPVLLKPRGEGESQLVIDGQAVGHFEAGSYYDEHWERARDAAEAAHRRLADEYDVVVAEGAGSIAEINLHDRDLANIETARFADADVVLVADIERGGVFASLVGTLELLPEDVRERVVGVVVNKFRGDVDILRPGLDAFEERTGVPVLGVLPYDDPGLPAEDSVSLPPVGERRVEGADDHPDPVRIGVPRLPRLSNATDVGPLAREHGVRVVYLPLDGSLADVDAVVVPGTKNTVDDLLALREAGFDESLRAFEGPIVGLCGGYQLLGERIENAQVEGTGDETTVPGVGLLPVVTRFDHEKRVRPATYHLDGVGPLAGASGRVSGYEIHAGETVAAGDVATPFTLDGTASAALGAAAGRVCGTYLHGLFENRLARAAFLDGLGAPTRSPADDQSPDPADRAATLVAEAVDLGPLIPIADSSGNRSPDGRKL; encoded by the coding sequence GTGACGCGACCCCCGCCCGACGCGCAGACCGTCCTCGTCGCCGGGACCGCCAGCCACGTCGGGAAGTCGACCGTGGTCGCCGGCCTCTGCCGGTGGCTCGCGGACCGGGGTGTCGCGGTCGCGCCCTTCAAGGCACAGAACATGAGCAACAACGCCCACGTCGCGCCCACCCCCGACGGCGAGTGGGGCGAAATCGGCGTCTCCCAGTACGTCCAGGCGCGGGCGGCGCGGAGACAGCCGACGACCGACGTGAACCCGGTGCTGCTCAAACCGCGGGGCGAGGGCGAGTCCCAGCTCGTCATCGACGGGCAGGCGGTCGGCCACTTCGAAGCCGGGTCGTACTACGACGAGCACTGGGAGCGAGCCCGGGACGCAGCCGAGGCCGCACACCGGCGACTGGCCGACGAGTACGACGTGGTCGTCGCCGAGGGTGCGGGCAGCATCGCCGAGATAAACCTCCACGACCGCGACCTCGCCAACATCGAGACGGCCCGGTTCGCCGACGCCGACGTCGTGCTCGTCGCCGACATCGAGCGCGGCGGCGTCTTCGCCTCGCTGGTCGGGACGCTCGAACTGCTGCCCGAAGACGTCCGCGAGCGCGTCGTCGGCGTGGTCGTCAACAAGTTCCGCGGGGACGTGGACATCCTCCGGCCGGGTCTCGACGCCTTCGAGGAGCGGACCGGCGTCCCGGTCCTCGGCGTGCTCCCGTACGACGACCCGGGCCTCCCCGCGGAGGACAGCGTCTCGCTCCCGCCCGTCGGCGAGCGTCGGGTCGAGGGCGCGGACGACCACCCCGACCCGGTCCGCATCGGGGTCCCCCGGCTCCCGCGGCTCTCGAACGCGACCGACGTGGGGCCCCTCGCCCGCGAACACGGCGTCCGGGTGGTGTACCTCCCACTCGACGGGTCGCTCGCGGACGTGGACGCCGTGGTCGTCCCGGGCACGAAGAACACGGTCGACGACCTGCTCGCCCTCCGGGAGGCCGGTTTCGACGAGTCGCTCCGGGCCTTCGAGGGCCCAATCGTCGGCCTCTGCGGCGGTTACCAGCTGCTCGGCGAGCGCATCGAGAACGCGCAGGTCGAGGGGACCGGCGACGAGACCACGGTCCCCGGCGTCGGCCTGCTGCCCGTCGTGACCCGGTTCGACCACGAGAAACGGGTCCGCCCCGCCACCTACCATCTCGACGGCGTCGGCCCGCTGGCGGGCGCTTCGGGCCGGGTCTCGGGCTACGAGATCCACGCCGGCGAGACGGTCGCGGCGGGCGACGTGGCCACGCCCTTCACGCTCGACGGGACGGCCAGCGCGGCGCTCGGGGCGGCCGCGGGTCGCGTCTGTGGGACCTACCTCCACGGGCTGTTCGAGAACCGGCTCGCCCGCGCAGCGTTCCTCGATGGCCTCGGCGCGCCGACCCGCTCGCCCGCCGACGACCAGTCCCCGGACCCGGCCGACCGTGCCGCGACCCTCGTCGCCGAGGCGGTCGACCTCGGCCCCCTTATTCCGATAGCTGATTCCAGTGGTAACAGGTCACCTGACGGCCGAAAATTATAG
- a CDS encoding outer membrane protein assembly factor BamB family protein: protein MLKSTALLGAGGLAFDGISRVGRADDSDTHAAPAGWPQFGRDPMNTTVGAAGPAGSFLDRAWRVDAETADGSSPDGFASQPVVVDGTAYAVTANGWLGAWDLADGEPVWTTDRYSRSYASPAVVDGTLYLVTTSRTVAVDAGTGEQQWAVDRGGFAAPTVVGDTLFVAAAPGGFDAGSDYISPSELAALSTADGRERWTVETDGQLDTTPAVADGLVVVAGEGTVHAVDAETGEAQWTTEHGSERASSVSLVNGDVYGQTDAGVFALDVETGEETWTRDLGGLPNWRVGSGASPPPWQSDGLFTAAATRDTVFATVRVQDDPDVAHLFALDAETGETRWSFDGSRWDDVAGAEASVQNAPAVAEDTVYVVGESDSVRTGDDPANAHQPITLYALDAETGEVTREFHAVGGTAPDTGNADVEAPVTVVDGYALLSSHVGNGTSGRFLSAFDGVDEPPEIGPEGVSISYTDDPDSCTATDFAASLDQRDLGVDPDVYLRWSVDGEYLATTRATVMDSGPSIQFDAGSHTVSVTAYDQWGRTVSDSVAVTVSADCGDEEETDVGIEVRTTDPTAGENVRVTATVDGEADGLDYDWSAECTDDICGDGRTVGVRWDDAGEYGVSVTVTDEAADEEYTASTTVDVDE, encoded by the coding sequence GTGCTGAAATCGACCGCACTCCTCGGCGCGGGCGGTCTGGCGTTCGACGGCATCTCGCGCGTCGGCCGGGCGGACGACAGCGACACGCACGCAGCACCCGCGGGCTGGCCACAGTTCGGCCGCGACCCGATGAACACGACGGTCGGCGCGGCCGGCCCCGCGGGCTCGTTCCTCGACCGCGCGTGGCGGGTCGACGCGGAGACCGCCGACGGGTCCTCGCCCGATGGCTTCGCCAGCCAGCCGGTCGTGGTCGACGGGACGGCCTACGCCGTCACCGCGAACGGGTGGCTCGGTGCGTGGGACCTCGCCGACGGCGAGCCGGTCTGGACGACCGACCGGTACTCGCGGTCGTACGCCTCCCCCGCAGTCGTCGACGGGACGCTCTACCTCGTCACGACCAGCCGGACCGTGGCGGTCGACGCCGGGACCGGCGAGCAGCAGTGGGCCGTCGACCGCGGCGGGTTCGCCGCCCCGACGGTCGTCGGCGACACGCTGTTCGTCGCGGCCGCGCCCGGCGGGTTCGACGCGGGGTCGGACTACATCTCGCCGAGCGAACTCGCCGCGCTCTCGACCGCTGACGGGCGCGAGCGCTGGACCGTCGAGACCGACGGCCAGCTCGACACCACGCCGGCGGTCGCCGACGGCCTCGTGGTCGTCGCGGGCGAGGGCACGGTCCACGCCGTCGACGCCGAGACCGGCGAGGCGCAGTGGACCACCGAGCACGGTTCCGAGCGAGCCTCGAGCGTCTCGCTCGTCAACGGGGACGTCTACGGCCAGACCGACGCGGGCGTGTTCGCGCTCGACGTCGAGACCGGCGAGGAGACGTGGACCCGCGACCTCGGCGGGCTCCCGAACTGGCGCGTCGGCTCCGGCGCCTCGCCCCCGCCGTGGCAGTCCGACGGTCTGTTCACCGCGGCGGCCACCCGCGACACCGTCTTCGCGACCGTCCGGGTCCAGGACGACCCCGACGTCGCGCACCTGTTCGCGCTCGACGCCGAGACCGGCGAGACGCGCTGGAGCTTCGACGGGAGCCGGTGGGACGACGTCGCGGGCGCCGAGGCCTCGGTCCAGAACGCCCCGGCGGTCGCCGAGGACACCGTCTACGTGGTCGGCGAGAGCGACAGCGTCCGCACCGGCGACGACCCGGCCAACGCCCACCAGCCCATCACCCTCTACGCCCTCGACGCCGAGACCGGCGAGGTCACCCGCGAGTTCCACGCGGTCGGCGGGACCGCCCCGGACACCGGCAACGCCGACGTGGAGGCCCCGGTGACGGTCGTCGACGGGTACGCCCTGCTGTCGAGTCACGTCGGGAACGGGACCTCGGGCCGGTTCCTGTCCGCCTTCGACGGCGTCGACGAGCCGCCGGAGATCGGGCCCGAGGGCGTCTCCATCAGCTACACGGACGACCCTGACTCCTGCACCGCGACCGACTTCGCCGCCAGCCTCGACCAGCGCGACCTCGGGGTCGACCCGGATGTCTACCTGCGCTGGTCCGTCGACGGCGAGTACCTCGCGACGACGCGTGCGACCGTCATGGACAGCGGTCCGTCCATCCAGTTCGATGCGGGCAGTCACACCGTCAGCGTCACCGCTTACGACCAGTGGGGCCGCACCGTCTCCGACAGCGTCGCGGTCACCGTCTCCGCGGACTGCGGCGACGAGGAGGAGACCGACGTGGGTATCGAGGTCCGGACCACGGACCCGACCGCTGGCGAGAACGTCCGGGTGACGGCGACCGTCGATGGCGAGGCCGACGGCCTCGACTACGACTGGTCGGCCGAGTGCACCGACGACATCTGCGGCGACGGCAGGACCGTCGGCGTCCGCTGGGACGACGCCGGCGAGTACGGGGTTTCGGTCACCGTGACCGACGAGGCGGCCGACGAGGAGTACACGGCGAGCACGACGGTCGACGTGGACGAGTAG
- a CDS encoding outer membrane protein assembly factor BamB family protein — protein sequence MLKSAALLGAGGLAFDGVSRVGQADDSAALPDSGWPVFGSDLGNSGVGPAGISATYMDRSWLKRVDGGGFLASPVVANGVAYATRGGGSLLAIEVETGDVLWENDRYSLCYASPAVADGTVYLTTVEQTVALDAATGEPKWSADIGGLGSPTVVEDTLYVTGEPGGWAGENDYADNWGPQTVAALSIADGSEQWTATADGMVDTSPAVADGSLVVGGEGLVTAFDAETGEKQWTADRRGEGVEPEDGITTTVSVVDGTVYGQTAAGVFALDAATGETVWTREDTREPGTAGTTISAGLGWDGAGLERVAVTEDSVFATVEDAEDDRSASLYALDRETGETNWTFSGSRLGDQYSSVKNCPTVADGLVYVVGKSGSGEDAMPNPETVYALDAADGSIAKAYHGLNGVGDGSEGNAEVEAPVTVVDGTVLVASYIANGLASFFLSCLEGTDDLELSAPDVSVVSPDDTYTTCSKIEFQAKLAERELSERDKTLVRWFVDGDYAVTTFAEFDAVGSGSIAVGLEPGQHTVKAIAYDWWDRRDTDSMTITVSADCEEDETAGVGIEVETEDPTVGETVRFEATVDGDDADLQYDWESACADQVGADGEVVRFVWNDPGEYAVSLTATDTETDDEYTASTTVQVDE from the coding sequence GTGCTGAAATCGGCGGCACTCCTCGGCGCAGGTGGGCTCGCGTTCGACGGGGTCTCCCGCGTCGGGCAGGCCGACGATTCCGCGGCCCTGCCCGATTCCGGCTGGCCGGTGTTCGGCAGCGACCTCGGGAACTCCGGCGTCGGCCCCGCCGGTATCTCGGCGACGTACATGGACCGCTCGTGGTTGAAGCGCGTCGACGGCGGCGGCTTCCTCGCCTCGCCCGTCGTCGCAAATGGCGTCGCGTACGCGACCCGGGGCGGCGGCTCGCTCCTGGCGATCGAGGTCGAGACCGGCGACGTGCTCTGGGAGAACGACCGCTACTCGCTGTGCTACGCCTCGCCGGCGGTCGCCGACGGGACCGTCTACCTGACCACGGTCGAGCAGACCGTCGCCCTCGACGCGGCGACCGGCGAGCCGAAGTGGAGCGCCGACATCGGCGGCCTCGGCTCCCCGACGGTCGTCGAGGACACCCTGTACGTGACCGGCGAACCCGGCGGCTGGGCGGGCGAGAACGACTACGCGGACAACTGGGGTCCCCAGACCGTCGCCGCGCTCTCCATCGCCGACGGGAGCGAGCAGTGGACCGCCACGGCCGACGGCATGGTCGACACCTCGCCCGCGGTCGCCGACGGTAGCCTCGTCGTCGGTGGCGAGGGGCTGGTCACGGCCTTCGACGCCGAGACCGGCGAGAAGCAGTGGACCGCCGACCGGCGCGGAGAGGGTGTAGAGCCCGAGGACGGGATCACCACGACGGTCTCGGTCGTCGACGGGACGGTGTACGGCCAGACCGCGGCCGGCGTGTTCGCACTCGACGCGGCGACGGGCGAGACGGTCTGGACCCGCGAAGACACGAGAGAGCCGGGGACTGCTGGCACGACCATCTCGGCCGGCCTCGGCTGGGATGGCGCCGGGCTGGAGCGCGTCGCCGTCACCGAGGACAGCGTCTTCGCGACGGTCGAGGACGCCGAGGACGACCGCTCGGCGAGCCTGTACGCGCTCGACCGCGAGACGGGAGAGACCAACTGGACCTTCAGCGGGAGCCGGCTCGGGGACCAGTACTCCTCGGTCAAGAACTGCCCGACGGTCGCCGACGGGCTGGTCTACGTCGTCGGCAAGAGTGGCTCCGGCGAGGACGCCATGCCGAACCCGGAGACCGTCTACGCGCTCGACGCCGCCGACGGGAGCATCGCGAAGGCCTACCACGGGCTCAACGGCGTCGGCGACGGAAGCGAAGGCAACGCCGAGGTCGAGGCCCCGGTGACGGTGGTCGACGGGACGGTCCTCGTCGCCAGCTACATCGCCAACGGCCTCGCGAGCTTCTTCCTCAGCTGCCTGGAGGGCACCGACGACCTCGAGCTTTCGGCGCCCGACGTGAGCGTCGTCAGCCCGGACGACACGTACACCACGTGTTCGAAGATCGAGTTCCAGGCGAAGCTGGCCGAGCGGGAGCTGTCCGAGCGAGATAAGACGCTCGTGCGCTGGTTCGTCGACGGCGACTACGCCGTGACGACGTTCGCGGAGTTCGACGCCGTCGGCAGTGGCAGTATCGCGGTGGGACTTGAGCCCGGTCAACACACCGTGAAGGCCATCGCATACGACTGGTGGGACCGCCGCGACACCGACTCGATGACCATCACCGTCTCCGCCGACTGCGAGGAGGACGAGACGGCCGGCGTCGGCATCGAGGTCGAGACCGAGGACCCGACCGTCGGCGAGACCGTCCGGTTCGAGGCGACCGTCGACGGCGACGACGCCGACCTCCAGTACGACTGGGAGTCCGCGTGTGCCGACCAGGTCGGGGCCGACGGCGAGGTCGTCCGCTTCGTGTGGAACGACCCCGGCGAGTACGCCGTCTCCCTGACCGCGACCGACACGGAGACCGACGACGAGTACACGGCGAGCACGACGGTCCAGGTCGACGAGTAA
- a CDS encoding P-loop NTPase, whose translation MVEAIAVASGKGGTGKTTATLALGMALAADHDVTVVDTDTGLANLLFHTGLEDADVTLHDLLLGDADVSVADATYDRFGMRVVPCGTSLGDFREADPTRLRDVVADLAADTDVLLLDSPAAIGSVGAVLPVVLADRMVVVLQPTIPALSDGLKVQEYARSYGTGGAGVLFNRVHDADAVATITDQTERYFDGPVVGTVPDSDAVRAARAAGEPLLAHAPDSAAAGAFREAAAAIEVRDEEPGAVADRFRSAVIPKQP comes from the coding sequence ATGGTCGAAGCCATCGCCGTCGCCAGCGGGAAGGGTGGGACCGGCAAGACGACGGCGACCCTCGCGCTGGGGATGGCCCTCGCCGCCGACCACGACGTGACCGTCGTGGACACCGACACCGGTCTCGCGAACCTGCTCTTTCACACTGGGCTGGAGGATGCCGACGTGACCCTGCACGACCTCCTGCTCGGCGACGCGGACGTGTCGGTCGCCGACGCGACCTACGACCGGTTCGGGATGCGGGTCGTCCCCTGTGGCACCTCGCTCGGCGACTTCCGGGAGGCCGACCCCACCCGGCTCCGGGACGTCGTCGCCGACCTCGCCGCCGACACCGACGTCCTCCTGCTCGACTCACCGGCGGCCATCGGCAGCGTCGGCGCGGTCCTCCCGGTGGTGCTCGCCGACCGGATGGTCGTCGTCCTCCAGCCCACCATCCCGGCGCTCTCTGACGGCCTGAAGGTCCAGGAGTACGCCAGGTCGTACGGGACCGGCGGCGCGGGCGTGCTGTTCAACCGGGTCCACGACGCCGACGCGGTCGCGACGATCACCGACCAGACCGAGCGCTACTTCGACGGCCCGGTCGTCGGGACCGTCCCCGACTCGGACGCGGTCCGGGCCGCCAGAGCTGCCGGCGAACCGCTGCTCGCACACGCCCCCGACTCCGCCGCCGCCGGGGCCTTCCGTGAGGCCGCCGCCGCCATCGAGGTGCGCGACGAGGAACCCGGGGCGGTCGCCGACCGCTTCCGCAGCGCCGTCATCCCGAAGCAACCGTGA